The genomic region CTGGAGGCTGCAGCAGTGGCTGCGGTGCGTTGGTCAGCGTGGGTGATGTCGAGCAGGCACGAAAGAGCGCGAAAGATCTCAGGACATATGCGCTGGGTGAAGGTGTCGATATGACAATAGGTGGTGATCAAGGAGGGAGTATCAGACTGCCTGCTAGCTACAGCGGGATCTTCGGACTCAAGCCTACCTACGGTCTTGTACCATATACTAGCATTGCACCACCACTGTGTCCTATGATTGATCATACTGGCCCAATGGCAAGGATAATTGAAGATGTGGCTTTACATCTGACCGTGCTCGCAGGATATGACGGCATCGACCCTCGCATGACACCAGAATCACCGATGCCTTCGCAAGTTTCAGACTACCTTGGTGACCTGAAAGCTTGGATATCTCAAAAAGATACTGCACACGAGTGGACACTTGACTCGGCGGCGAAAGGTCTTCGCGCCGGCGTGCTAAAAGAGTCGTTCGAGGTTGCCGGCCTTGACGCAGCTGTGGCAGCAACAGTCAGCTCAGCTGCCGATCGCTTCGTTGCTCTAGGAGCCGATGTCAAAGAGATCTCGATACCAATGCACAAATATGGTCCCGCGATCTGGACAATTGCGACACGATCTTTCATGCCGCATTACATTGGCAACAGGCCCGGAGACCTTCTCTCGCATCCCCTGCCTGGTTCAGATCCCGCACCAGTCGATCAGACCTTTTACGACATCCTTTCGAATCACAATCCTGCTGTCGTCAATGTACTCATGAATGCAGCACACATCGAACACAAATACGGCCCAGCACTTGTACGCAAAGCTCACATGCACTTCGAGCAGCTTACGACAGGGCTTTCGAAGAGGTGGACGTATTGCTGACACCCATCAACCCAACACCAGGGCCGCCAATTCCACCGAGTGCTGTCAAGACTGGTGACAATCCTCATGGCCGAAGTGAGCGCATCATGGACCTGTTCGAACCTGCGATCGGCAACACTCTGAACACATCGCCCTTTCATGTGACTGGACACCCTGCGATGTCTATGCCGGTGGGGTGGTGTAGAGTCAAGGATGGATCAGGGCGATTGCCTATTGGTATGCAAGTGATCGCCAAAAGGTTCGATGAAGCAAGTATTTTCAAGGCTGCGAAGGCTTGGGAGGTGGGCGGGCACTGGATGGACACATGATCAATGGAAGCTCTTGTGGACATTGACCTTTACAAGTTGTGCTCACACTGAGCGCGTCGTTGCTTTTGCTATGTACTTCGCTGCTTGGACCTACTAGCGGGCTGCAGCAGTGCTTGGATACAGTGGCGTACGAGAGGCGCTCGCGCATTGCACAATGCCCATCGTGCCTGAGACTCTCTGAACTACGTTTCAAAGGCTAGTCGTTCCAATGGCCTATCGACTTCATCGACAGCCCTTGTTCCAGCACATCTTCCATAGACTCGTACATGCAGGGCCCATCTGCATGCGTGATGTCGAACGAAGGGCCTCGGCAAGTGGGGCTGCTCTGGCCGAAACTCTGTTCGACTCCTCTTCGCCTCCTCACGGCCAACGCTCCTTCGATACCGGCATCGAAACCATTGGTTGTGCACCACCCTGTATGCGGTTCCCTTGAGAGCTGCATCGATAAGCTAGGACAAGCATCTGCCGAGATGTCGCGTGGCTATCATGGCTGCGTCCTCGACCTCGTCCTCATCCGCTGCTGAACATCGTGTTGTGGACGAAGTATGTCTCCACCTCAAGAGACAAAGGCATACGGCTGATCGTTCGTTGCGTTTCGATCTCAATCCGGATGAGAGACGTCCGCTACTACCGAGACCTCTACTCAAGCAGAAGAAGACCAACATGACACCACCTATCGACCCAGAAGAAGATGCCACCACCCACGACGTCCTCAAAGGCGACATAACAATCGGCTCCATCGCCGGCGACGAAGCTCGTCAAGCCCTCGAACATGAACACAACCTCTCCTTCCTCGAAGCCCTAAGACTTTACCCCCAAGCCGTCTTCTGGTCCATCTTCTTCTCTCTCGGCGTAATAATGACCGCTTTCGACCCCCAACTGCTTGGCAACTTGTACGCCACCCCTGCCTTCCAGCGAGACTTTGGCTATCTCTACGAGGGCTCTTACATCATCTCCGCACCATGGCAGACAGGACTATCAATGGGAAATCCCATTGGTCAAGTCGTTGGTGCGTTCTTCGCAGCCTATCCGATGGAGTGGTATGGGCGGAAGAAGACGTTTGGAGCCTGCGTGGTGTTGACGGCGGGGTTCATTTTCATTCAGTTCTTTGCGAGATCTTTGAAAGTGCTGCTGGCGGGAGAGTTGCTGGGCGGGTTAGTGTTGGGGACGTATGCGGTGATTGCGCCGGCTTATGCCAGTGAGGTGTGTCCCGTGGCGTTGAGGGGTGTGTTGACGAGTTATGTCAACATGTGTTTTGTGATTGGACAACTGATTGCGAACGGAGTCATCGCTGGGACGAGTCAGCTTGATTCTCGCTGGGCGTACAGTGGACCTTTCGCTGCGCAGTGGGTCTGGCCGCTGATTATTCTGGTGGGATTACCATTTGCGCCGGAGTCGCCGTGGTGGCTGGTCAGGAAGGGGAAGCTGGAGGCCGCGGAGAATGCGCtgacacgcttagcatcgGAGAAGGTCGATGTTAAGCCTACACTTGCGATGATCATTGAGACAGATCGCCTGGAGCAAGAGCTGGAAGCAGGATCCACCTACAGCGACTGCTTCAAGAAGATCAACTTGAGGCGCACTGAAATCGCAACGGGCGTCTATTGCATTCAGGTCATCTCTGGAGTCTACCTCGTCGGTTATGCAACCTACTTCTTCGAACTCGCAGGCCTACCCACACAACAAGCTTTCAACATGAGTCTCGGTTTCCTGGCTCTCGGCTTCCTCGGTACAGTCTTCTCCTGGTTCTTGCTGATAAAATGCGGACGAAGGACAATATACAGCATCGGCCTACTACTTCTAGTCATCCTAATGCTTCTCATCGGCATCCTCGACTGCGTCCCAAACTACGAGCAGAAACACGGCGTGATCTGGGCACAGTCAAGCCTCATGCTAATCTGGAACTTCTGCTACGACTTCTCGGTGGGACCTGTATGCTTCGTCATCCTCTGCGAAGTGTCAGCGACCAAAGTACGAAGCAAGACGATTGGTGTGGCTACTGCGTCGCAGGCTCTCCTTGCTATCGGCATGACCGTGGCCATACCATATATGATCAATCCGGATCAGGGGAATATGAGAGGCAAGATTGGCTTCTTCTATGGTGGACTATCGGCGATCAGTCTCGTCTGGGTGTACTTCAGAGTGCCTGAGACGAAGGGAAGAACT from Fulvia fulva chromosome 10, complete sequence harbors:
- a CDS encoding Amidase, which encodes MSIIALSSGEPTCTLDDLRTICDANNSSLEHGSLDETAFLLFANSFDAVCQTIQDLPDGWWEAFVLSTKPRGKSTEWGGRAHKTTLTTVNAKSSLLADRTVVFKDNVSVGGLPLGLGCSPKHFKDGKHPISTIDATVVSRVLAARGIVRGTATCEIFSAFALSFTSDSGVVHNAWLPGYATGGCSSGCGALVSVGDVEQARKSAKDLRTYALGEGVDMTIGGDQGGSIRLPASYSGIFGLKPTYGLVPYTSIAPPLCPMIDHTGPMARIIEDVALHLTVLAGYDGIDPRMTPESPMPSQVSDYLGDLKAWISQKDTAHEWTLDSAAKGLRAGVLKESFEVAGLDAAVAATVSSAADRFVALGADVKEISIPMHKYGPAIWTIATRSFMPHYIGNRPGDLLSHPLPGSDPAPVDQTFYDILSNHNPAVVNVLMNAAHIEHKYGPALVRKAHMHFEQLTTGLSKRWTYC
- a CDS encoding Maltose permease MAL31, whose product is MAASSTSSSSAAEHRVVDEVCLHLKRQRHTADRSLRFDLNPDERRPLLPRPLLKQKKTNMTPPIDPEEDATTHDVLKGDITIGSIAGDEARQALEHEHNLSFLEALRLYPQAVFWSIFFSLGVIMTAFDPQLLGNLYATPAFQRDFGYLYEGSYIISAPWQTGLSMGNPIGQVVGAFFAAYPMEWYGRKKTFGACVVLTAGFIFIQFFARSLKVLLAGELLGGLVLGTYAVIAPAYASEVCPVALRGVLTSYVNMCFVIGQLIANGVIAGTSQLDSRWAYSGPFAAQWVWPLIILVGLPFAPESPWWLVRKGKLEAAENALTRLASEKVDVKPTLAMIIETDRLEQELEAGSTYSDCFKKINLRRTEIATGVYCIQVISGVYLVGYATYFFELAGLPTQQAFNMSLGFLALGFLGTVFSWFLLIKCGRRTIYSIGLLLLVILMLLIGILDCVPNYEQKHGVIWAQSSLMLIWNFCYDFSVGPVCFVILCEVSATKVRSKTIGVATASQALLAIGMTVAIPYMINPDQGNMRGKIGFFYGGLSAISLVWVYFRVPETKGRTYEELDIMFSRGVGTRQFKKYRVE